A region from the Methanofollis liminatans DSM 4140 genome encodes:
- a CDS encoding DUF58 domain-containing protein gives MEVGRSVQAALLFTVILAGFSILADSVAAALGACTLGAFLVSRSAVASFHFRTVAGSLSIERTLEKKVVKQDASIEVGIKVRVRVPQGVALLIEDLPPVGARVIEGVCSLQIQGPFDGEETTTYRMTVPTEGRVRFAGVRVDIPDHFFPKSATFAGESMQMPGFMVKPNRLFLTHRGGHETRGPEERRLYSASSDLVRSFREFVDGDDYRNVDWKMTAKHDALYIKEYSAEIAAPPLILVDIPQVPVDPSVRSAFLDTVQAAVATWMQESGSVSLMIIKGPAVLSFLPKDTDYAGVLRAIPASWDTIQETWFYRSRPASGLQMEIAALSKMAKKEGEESDSKKYFANLSAYYTAVLAGRSLSVFEEQVARALWRLNPGRIDIFSCNTGDQSHIRLVTSIAEHQGIAVEVWAQKGQEKTAVFERIGFDQRAGAEAA, from the coding sequence GTGGAGGTCGGCCGGAGTGTGCAGGCCGCGCTCCTCTTCACCGTCATACTTGCAGGGTTCTCGATCCTCGCCGACAGCGTTGCCGCCGCTCTTGGCGCCTGCACCCTCGGGGCGTTTCTGGTCTCGCGCTCTGCCGTAGCATCGTTTCATTTCAGGACGGTTGCCGGATCGCTCTCCATCGAACGCACGCTGGAAAAAAAAGTGGTAAAACAGGACGCCTCGATCGAGGTCGGGATAAAGGTCAGGGTCAGGGTGCCGCAGGGGGTCGCCCTGCTGATCGAGGATCTCCCGCCGGTCGGGGCGCGGGTTATAGAGGGGGTCTGCTCCCTTCAGATCCAGGGGCCGTTTGATGGTGAAGAGACGACCACCTACCGCATGACGGTGCCGACAGAGGGACGTGTCAGGTTCGCCGGGGTGAGGGTCGATATACCCGACCACTTTTTCCCGAAATCGGCAACATTTGCCGGGGAATCCATGCAGATGCCCGGTTTTATGGTCAAACCAAACAGGCTGTTTCTGACGCACCGTGGAGGGCACGAGACGCGGGGGCCTGAAGAGCGCCGACTCTACTCGGCGTCTTCGGACCTTGTCAGGTCGTTCAGAGAATTTGTCGACGGCGACGATTACCGGAACGTCGACTGGAAAATGACGGCAAAACACGATGCCCTCTATATAAAGGAATATTCAGCAGAGATCGCTGCACCCCCCCTGATCCTGGTCGATATCCCGCAGGTGCCGGTGGATCCCTCGGTGCGCTCGGCATTTCTCGATACCGTGCAGGCGGCGGTCGCCACCTGGATGCAGGAGTCGGGATCAGTCTCCCTCATGATCATAAAAGGGCCGGCAGTCCTCTCGTTTCTCCCTAAAGATACCGATTACGCCGGGGTGCTGCGTGCCATTCCGGCTTCATGGGACACGATTCAAGAGACATGGTTCTACCGTTCACGCCCTGCATCAGGTCTGCAGATGGAGATCGCCGCCCTTTCAAAGATGGCGAAAAAAGAGGGGGAGGAAAGCGACTCTAAAAAATACTTTGCCAACCTCTCGGCATATTACACCGCGGTTCTGGCCGGAAGAAGCCTCTCGGTCTTTGAAGAGCAGGTCGCCAGAGCGCTCTGGAGGCTCAACCCCGGACGCATCGATATTTTCTCGTGCAACACAGGAGATCAGAGTCATATTCGTCTGGTGACCAGCATCGCAGAGCACCAGGGAATAGCGGTGGAGGTCTGGGCACAGAAGGGCCAGGAGAAGACGGCGGTGTTCGAGCGGATCGGGTTCGATCAGAGAGCGGGGGCGGAGGCGGCATGA
- the mmp10 gene encoding methyl coenzyme M reductase-arginine methyltransferase Mmp10 (Mmp10 (methanogenesis marker protein 10) is a cobalamin-requiring radical SAM methyltransferase that creates the methylarginine modification to methyl coenzyme M reductase.) produces MAQLTVDLGGRPGVDCRGFCEYCYFRHVRDVAPLGCRYCPPFRVGCDYCSRGVKEQYSGFKPLSTVADDILASLQMLPDDISRVTISGGGDPSCYPEFVDLIELLGSMEAPLHIGYTSGKGFDDPAIADFLIDNGLTEVSYTIFSANPALRKRYMHDPTPEVSLAVMRRLCEEIDVYAAAVVMPGVNDGADLEQTCAWLDEAGAKGLILMRFANTTEQGLILGNAPLIPGQPVESVEAFRERVTALNERYALKISGTPLWDPEIGSPFAILGEPDLLAKLPAVRASASVITGSVAAPSIRRVLDACGGGCEVVPVSKEIACLITLEDLRGIDLADLDETVIIPGRCFVHDRQASDLLSADGRIRTVLRGPDMLTADAETSMGMNKNEVLQMEMEGFSALIHCINQNGRRI; encoded by the coding sequence ATGGCTCAGCTGACCGTGGACCTTGGCGGACGGCCCGGTGTGGACTGCCGGGGGTTCTGCGAATACTGTTATTTCAGGCATGTCAGGGACGTCGCACCCCTCGGGTGCCGGTACTGCCCCCCGTTCAGGGTAGGGTGCGATTACTGCAGCAGGGGCGTTAAAGAGCAGTACAGCGGGTTCAAGCCACTGTCCACCGTTGCAGACGATATCCTGGCCAGCCTGCAGATGCTCCCGGACGATATCAGCCGGGTCACGATCAGCGGGGGCGGGGATCCGAGTTGTTATCCTGAGTTTGTAGACCTGATCGAACTCCTGGGGAGCATGGAGGCCCCGCTCCATATCGGCTATACCAGCGGCAAGGGGTTCGACGACCCGGCCATTGCCGATTTTCTGATCGATAACGGGCTGACCGAGGTGTCGTACACCATCTTTTCCGCCAACCCGGCTCTCAGGAAACGGTATATGCACGACCCGACGCCTGAAGTGTCTCTTGCGGTCATGCGGAGGTTGTGCGAGGAGATCGACGTCTATGCCGCCGCCGTGGTCATGCCGGGCGTCAACGACGGCGCCGACCTGGAGCAGACCTGCGCATGGCTCGATGAGGCCGGGGCAAAGGGGCTGATCCTGATGCGGTTTGCAAACACCACCGAGCAGGGCCTGATCCTGGGCAACGCCCCGCTTATACCGGGTCAGCCGGTCGAGAGCGTCGAAGCGTTCAGGGAGCGGGTGACCGCCCTCAATGAGAGGTACGCCCTGAAGATCAGCGGCACCCCGCTCTGGGACCCGGAGATCGGGTCTCCGTTCGCCATCCTGGGGGAGCCCGACCTCCTCGCGAAACTCCCGGCGGTGCGGGCCTCCGCATCGGTGATCACCGGGAGCGTGGCGGCGCCCTCTATCAGGCGGGTGCTCGATGCCTGCGGCGGGGGGTGCGAGGTCGTCCCGGTCTCGAAGGAGATCGCATGCCTGATCACCCTGGAAGACCTCAGGGGCATCGACCTCGCCGACCTCGACGAGACCGTGATCATCCCGGGCCGCTGCTTTGTCCACGACCGGCAGGCGTCAGACCTCCTGAGCGCCGACGGGAGGATCAGGACCGTGCTGCGCGGGCCCGATATGCTCACCGCCGACGCCGAGACCTCCATGGGCATGAACAAGAACGAGGTCCTCCAGATGGAGATGGAAGGGTTTTCCGCCCTGATCCACTGCATCAACCAGAACGGCCGGAGAATATAG
- a CDS encoding AMP-binding protein — translation MNYEDVYASYHAEVPEYFNFGFDVVDMWAKQDRNRLAMIWADQEGHEKFYTFRHLMNLSNQAANMLLKYGINKGDRIIIMLHRIPEWWIFATAAIKLGVVFCPTPTMLTAKDLKYRVNAGKFKMVVTDLENAAKVNEICDQCPSLVSRFVVDGELPGWVSYHQELTYPAPVSSQLIKLPGMKRTRSTDPMLIFFSSGTTGEPKMVLHNHAYPIGHIITGRFWLDLKQNDLHFTLADTGWGKSSWGKFFGPWMQGACTLVYDIRGKFKATELLPVLEKYEVTTFCAPPTVYRMLILADLGKFDFSQLRHCVSAGEPMNPEVIRAWKEGTGLTIYEGYGQTETVLCIGTFPGMEVKQGAMGRPAPGWRIELHDDDGQSVPVGEEGRIAIWAEPRPPGMFLSYIDNEAANADAFCGDWYYTGDKAYMDADGYFWFVGRADDVIKSSGYRIGPFEVESALMEHPAVQECAVVGSPDVIRGMIVKAFVILAPGFTPSETLVKEIQRFVKNTTAPYKYPRAIEFVDELPKTISGKIRRNVLRERENERYNSVKED, via the coding sequence ATGAATTACGAGGACGTCTATGCCTCCTACCATGCGGAGGTGCCGGAGTACTTCAACTTCGGCTTCGACGTCGTCGATATGTGGGCAAAGCAGGACCGCAACCGCCTGGCGATGATCTGGGCCGACCAGGAAGGGCATGAAAAGTTCTACACCTTCCGCCACCTGATGAACCTCTCCAACCAGGCGGCGAACATGCTCCTCAAGTACGGCATCAACAAGGGCGACCGGATCATCATCATGCTCCACCGCATTCCCGAGTGGTGGATCTTTGCCACAGCAGCGATTAAGCTCGGCGTTGTTTTCTGTCCGACCCCGACGATGCTGACGGCCAAAGACCTGAAGTACCGGGTGAACGCCGGCAAGTTCAAGATGGTCGTCACCGACCTGGAAAACGCCGCAAAGGTGAACGAGATCTGCGACCAGTGCCCCTCCCTGGTCTCCCGCTTCGTGGTGGACGGGGAGCTTCCCGGCTGGGTCAGTTACCACCAGGAGCTCACCTACCCGGCCCCGGTCTCGTCCCAGCTGATAAAACTCCCTGGCATGAAGAGGACCCGCTCGACCGATCCGATGCTCATCTTCTTCTCATCGGGCACGACGGGCGAGCCGAAGATGGTCCTCCACAACCATGCCTACCCGATCGGGCACATCATCACCGGCAGGTTCTGGCTCGACCTCAAGCAGAACGATCTCCACTTCACCCTCGCCGACACCGGGTGGGGGAAGTCCTCCTGGGGCAAGTTCTTCGGGCCGTGGATGCAGGGCGCCTGCACCCTGGTCTACGATATCCGCGGCAAGTTCAAAGCGACCGAACTCCTGCCGGTGCTGGAGAAGTACGAGGTGACCACCTTCTGCGCCCCGCCGACGGTCTACCGGATGCTGATCCTGGCCGATCTCGGCAAGTTCGACTTCTCCCAGCTCCGTCACTGCGTGAGCGCCGGCGAGCCCATGAACCCCGAGGTGATCAGGGCGTGGAAGGAAGGCACCGGGCTTACCATCTACGAGGGCTACGGCCAGACCGAGACGGTGCTCTGCATCGGGACGTTCCCGGGCATGGAGGTGAAGCAGGGGGCGATGGGCCGACCTGCGCCGGGGTGGCGGATCGAGCTCCACGACGATGACGGGCAATCGGTTCCGGTCGGTGAAGAGGGGCGGATCGCCATCTGGGCCGAACCGCGGCCCCCCGGCATGTTCCTCTCGTACATCGACAACGAGGCGGCGAACGCCGACGCCTTCTGCGGGGACTGGTATTACACCGGCGACAAGGCCTACATGGACGCGGACGGCTATTTCTGGTTTGTCGGCCGCGCCGACGACGTGATCAAGAGTTCGGGCTACCGGATCGGCCCCTTCGAGGTGGAGTCGGCCCTGATGGAGCACCCGGCCGTGCAGGAGTGCGCCGTCGTCGGGTCGCCCGACGTCATCCGCGGCATGATTGTCAAGGCGTTCGTCATCCTCGCCCCTGGCTTTACGCCCTCGGAGACCCTGGTCAAGGAGATCCAGCGGTTCGTGAAGAATACGACCGCCCCGTACAAGTACCCGCGCGCGATCGAGTTTGTGGACGAACTCCCCAAGACGATCTCCGGCAAGATCAGGCGGAACGTCCTGCGCGAGCGCGAGAACGAGCGCTACAATTCGGTCAAAGAAGACTAA
- a CDS encoding AMP-binding protein: MAEHNMEDYEETRASFSIDVPEAFNFGYDVIDAWARKDRNRLAMIWVDQKGNEKKFTFRDMMNLSNQAANILLKYGIGKGDRVLLLLPRIPEWWIFVIALIKLGAVYCPCPTLLTPKDLKYRIRAGKFKMVITDLENTWKIDEICRECPSLQVRFLADGELEGWASFPYELIYPAPVSHRTVSMPVAKRTRATDPMLIYFTSGTTGEPKMVLHNNAHPLGHIITAKLWQDLTEHDLHFTLSDTGWAKCGWGKIFGQWIAGAAIFVYDIRGKFSATEILPILEKYEVTTFCAPPTIYRMLILADLKKYDLRELRHCTSAGEPLNPEVIRIWQEGTGLTIREGYGQTETVCAIASFPCMQPKFGSMGKPSPGWHIELHTEEGGPCEPFEEGRIAISLNPRPVGLIVEYLENKEANEESFKNGWYYTGDRAYMDDEGYFWFVGRDDDVIKSSGYRIGPFEVESALMEHPAVQECAVVGSPDLIRGLIVKAFVVLNAGFEPSEQLVKELQKHVKRTTAPYKYPRTVEFVDELPKTISGKIKRKELKMKEMQQFENGQTGDRPDA, translated from the coding sequence ATGGCAGAGCATAACATGGAAGACTACGAAGAGACCAGAGCGTCTTTTTCTATTGACGTCCCCGAGGCGTTCAACTTCGGCTACGACGTCATCGACGCCTGGGCCAGAAAAGACCGGAACCGTCTGGCCATGATCTGGGTTGACCAGAAAGGCAACGAGAAGAAGTTCACCTTCAGGGACATGATGAACCTCTCGAACCAGGCGGCAAATATCCTTCTCAAATACGGCATCGGCAAGGGCGACCGTGTACTCCTCCTCCTTCCGCGGATCCCTGAGTGGTGGATCTTCGTCATCGCTCTCATCAAACTCGGCGCCGTATACTGCCCGTGCCCGACCCTCCTCACCCCCAAAGACCTCAAATACCGGATCAGGGCAGGAAAGTTCAAGATGGTCATCACCGACCTGGAAAATACCTGGAAGATCGACGAGATCTGCAGGGAATGCCCGTCATTGCAGGTCAGGTTCCTGGCCGACGGCGAACTCGAGGGATGGGCGAGCTTCCCGTACGAACTGATCTACCCGGCGCCGGTTTCCCACCGCACCGTCTCGATGCCGGTGGCGAAACGGACCCGCGCCACCGACCCGATGCTCATCTACTTCACCTCAGGCACCACCGGGGAGCCGAAGATGGTCCTCCACAACAACGCCCACCCGCTCGGCCACATCATCACCGCAAAACTCTGGCAGGACCTCACCGAGCACGACCTCCATTTCACCCTCTCCGACACCGGGTGGGCGAAATGCGGCTGGGGCAAGATTTTCGGGCAGTGGATCGCCGGTGCGGCGATCTTCGTCTACGACATCAGGGGCAAGTTCTCGGCGACCGAGATCCTCCCGATCCTTGAGAAATATGAGGTGACCACCTTCTGCGCCCCGCCGACCATCTACCGGATGCTGATCCTGGCCGACCTCAAGAAATACGACCTCAGGGAACTGCGCCACTGCACCAGTGCTGGCGAACCCTTAAACCCCGAGGTGATCCGCATCTGGCAGGAAGGCACCGGCCTCACCATCAGGGAAGGCTACGGCCAGACCGAGACGGTCTGTGCCATCGCCTCCTTCCCGTGCATGCAGCCGAAATTCGGGTCGATGGGCAAACCTTCGCCCGGCTGGCACATCGAGCTCCACACCGAGGAAGGCGGCCCCTGCGAACCCTTCGAGGAAGGAAGGATCGCCATCTCCCTCAACCCGCGGCCGGTCGGCCTCATTGTGGAATACCTTGAGAACAAAGAGGCAAACGAGGAATCGTTCAAGAACGGCTGGTACTATACCGGCGACCGCGCCTATATGGACGACGAGGGCTACTTCTGGTTCGTCGGCCGGGACGACGACGTGATCAAGAGTTCGGGCTACCGTATCGGCCCCTTCGAGGTGGAATCGGCGCTGATGGAGCACCCGGCCGTGCAGGAATGCGCCGTCGTCGGGTCCCCAGACCTGATCCGCGGCCTGATCGTCAAGGCGTTCGTCGTCCTCAACGCCGGTTTCGAACCCTCGGAGCAACTCGTAAAAGAACTGCAAAAACACGTCAAACGGACGACCGCCCCGTACAAGTACCCGCGCACCGTCGAGTTCGTGGACGAACTCCCCAAGACCATCTCCGGCAAGATCAAACGCAAGGAGCTGAAGATGAAGGAGATGCAGCAGTTTGAAAACGGTCAGACCGGCGACCGCCCCGACGCCTGA
- a CDS encoding EVE domain-containing protein — protein MTCWIGISEGKAPEIVREKRIWGVAQRHADTISKVHLGDRILLCAPDMGAPSLFGVYEVISELFVNQTPIFGGSGEVYPLRLKLRPVTIFDHPLPLASVAGDLETFAGSADWVADLRETVMRAIPDTDCTRLIAATGRS, from the coding sequence ATGACCTGCTGGATTGGCATTTCTGAGGGGAAAGCGCCGGAAATTGTCCGGGAAAAACGGATCTGGGGCGTTGCACAGCGCCATGCCGATACGATCAGCAAAGTACACCTCGGCGACCGTATCCTCCTCTGTGCACCGGACATGGGAGCCCCCTCCCTTTTTGGCGTCTATGAGGTCATATCTGAACTCTTCGTCAACCAGACGCCCATCTTCGGGGGCTCCGGCGAAGTCTACCCGCTGCGGCTGAAACTCAGGCCGGTAACCATCTTCGACCACCCCCTCCCGCTCGCCTCCGTCGCTGGCGACCTCGAAACCTTTGCCGGTTCTGCGGACTGGGTGGCTGATCTCCGGGAAACAGTGATGCGGGCAATCCCCGACACCGACTGCACGCGTCTGATCGCCGCCACCGGCAGATCCTGA
- a CDS encoding methyltransferase domain-containing protein — translation MKMLFELSGEHPTLPYAELECVGRICDRRDRVAVAECPDPAATDRLALTHTVMEYLGECEPTADAVSALLADLALTSERPFAARVKIIPGSREYPSQLALERLIGHGIAGPVSLKAPETVYRAVLTEDRCYLGRVIYSDLRTSYESRSPSTRPYFHPGVMMPRTARALLNLSLVMPGEVMADPFCGTGGMLEEGRRIGVRVVGSDFDRTMIAGSRLNVPEADLLLADATALPLRTGSVDAVVTDLPYGQSVCVLGENFTRLYEGALDEIGRVLKGGRRAVVVTHRDIREIAAARFSIVQYHEQRVHKSLTRRILVLE, via the coding sequence ATGAAAATGCTCTTTGAGCTCTCGGGGGAGCATCCGACGCTCCCCTACGCCGAGCTCGAATGTGTGGGCCGGATCTGCGACCGCCGCGACCGCGTGGCCGTCGCCGAGTGCCCCGACCCCGCGGCGACCGACCGCCTCGCCCTCACCCATACCGTCATGGAATATCTCGGCGAGTGCGAACCGACAGCGGACGCCGTCAGCGCCCTTCTGGCCGACCTCGCCCTCACCTCGGAGCGCCCCTTTGCGGCGCGGGTGAAGATCATCCCGGGCTCCCGGGAGTACCCCTCCCAGCTCGCCCTCGAACGGCTGATCGGACACGGCATCGCCGGCCCGGTCTCCCTGAAAGCGCCTGAAACGGTATATCGAGCGGTTCTCACCGAGGACCGCTGCTACCTCGGCCGGGTCATCTATAGCGACCTCCGCACCTCGTACGAAAGCAGGAGCCCGTCCACCCGCCCATATTTCCACCCGGGCGTCATGATGCCGAGGACGGCGCGGGCCCTCCTCAACCTCTCCCTCGTCATGCCCGGCGAGGTGATGGCAGACCCGTTCTGCGGCACCGGCGGCATGCTCGAAGAGGGACGGCGGATCGGGGTGCGGGTCGTCGGGAGCGACTTCGACCGCACCATGATCGCTGGCTCACGCCTCAACGTCCCCGAAGCCGACCTCCTCCTGGCCGATGCCACGGCCCTGCCCCTCCGCACCGGTTCAGTCGACGCCGTCGTCACCGACCTGCCGTACGGCCAGTCGGTCTGCGTCCTCGGGGAGAACTTCACCCGCCTGTACGAAGGCGCCCTCGACGAGATCGGGAGGGTGCTGAAAGGGGGGCGGCGTGCCGTCGTCGTCACCCACCGGGACATCAGAGAGATCGCCGCCGCCCGGTTCAGCATCGTCCAGTACCATGAACAGCGGGTCCACAAGAGCCTCACCCGGCGGATCCTCGTTCTCGAATAA
- a CDS encoding DUF5591 domain-containing protein: protein MKDRDDTERSPEGRGDGTPPFFRPEFEEAFRFIVGAYAVRPSELAVFLPCSVQKPYSTSPSHRKFDEVIAAAVPAGKAHVVVFGTCGVVPRELERMYPYATYRYNLGRCPDPIVHRSFLRIETPRIAAYLEKTEDIYRRRVAYCLGDFRAAMTAAVERTAIPVTIAPAEETIAACRDPSARFPDGSLNSRAYLLDFERALSAAVRR from the coding sequence ATGAAAGACCGGGATGATACGGAGAGGAGTCCGGAGGGGAGGGGAGACGGGACGCCGCCGTTTTTCCGCCCGGAGTTCGAGGAGGCGTTCCGGTTTATCGTCGGGGCGTATGCCGTCCGGCCCTCTGAACTGGCGGTGTTTCTCCCCTGCTCGGTCCAGAAACCCTACAGCACGAGCCCGAGCCACCGGAAGTTCGACGAGGTGATCGCCGCGGCGGTCCCGGCAGGGAAGGCCCATGTGGTGGTCTTCGGCACCTGCGGGGTGGTGCCACGGGAGCTGGAGCGGATGTACCCCTATGCCACGTACCGCTACAACCTGGGCCGGTGCCCTGACCCGATAGTCCACCGCTCCTTTCTCAGGATCGAGACCCCCAGGATCGCCGCGTACCTGGAGAAGACAGAGGACATCTACCGCCGGCGGGTGGCCTACTGCCTGGGGGACTTCAGGGCGGCGATGACGGCGGCGGTGGAGCGCACCGCCATTCCGGTCACGATTGCGCCGGCGGAGGAGACGATCGCCGCCTGCCGCGACCCCTCGGCGCGGTTTCCCGACGGGAGCCTGAACTCCCGGGCGTATCTTCTGGATTTCGAGCGGGCGCTCTCGGCAGCAGTCCGGCGATGA
- a CDS encoding dihydroneopterin aldolase family protein: MVSDREQAVFEAGIKLGALYHQWVGTPISRATAASVEAAIEAAVGLQPYVTAITVRLNRDLMTANPFGYSELRGEMFAVTITTEYGGARCVADLHYTGEYPLMSIRSVDEVP, encoded by the coding sequence ATGGTTTCTGACAGGGAACAGGCGGTCTTCGAGGCCGGGATCAAACTCGGCGCCCTGTACCACCAGTGGGTCGGCACCCCGATATCGCGGGCGACGGCGGCCTCTGTGGAGGCGGCGATCGAGGCGGCGGTCGGGCTCCAGCCCTACGTGACCGCGATCACGGTCAGGCTCAACCGCGACCTGATGACGGCGAACCCGTTCGGCTACTCTGAGCTGCGGGGCGAGATGTTCGCGGTGACGATCACGACCGAGTACGGCGGGGCTCGCTGCGTCGCCGACCTGCACTATACCGGCGAATACCCGCTGATGAGCATTCGAAGTGTCGATGAAGTCCCCTGA